One Entomomonas asaccharolytica DNA segment encodes these proteins:
- a CDS encoding heavy metal translocating P-type ATPase, whose product MTQQKLSNSHQIDLNIQGMSCAACVGRVERALKKVDGVTEATVNLATHKAHIILAKPLADDLLTTAVSKAGYEAQVIKENQSAIDDSKQVQQDINKLKFALLVAICLTVPVFLLEMGGHISTTVHHFVDNTIGQQNSWYTQWFLTTLVMLIPGFNFYKKGIPALLRLAPDMNSLVAVGTLAAYCYSVIATFIPQLLPIGTVHVYYEAAAVIITLILIGRLLEAKAKGRTSQAIKRLVQLQVSHARIYRASQLVEIPIEQVQPNDLIDILPGERIPVDGVVVEGNSYIDESMITGEPTPVKKQIDDPVVGSTVNQKGALTIKATKVGSDTVLAQIIRMVEQAQSSKLPIQAIIDKVTLWFVPTVMALAVITFIIWLFFAKETALSFALVNAVAVLIVACPCAMGLATPVSIMVGTGRAAEAGILIRKGEALQVLRDVQIVALDKTGTLTKGKPELTDFICIENYDKNTALSLLASLEAKSEHPIAEAIIQYVKQLNIPLLPVEDFTTITGQGLQATINQQFVKVGTAYFMQQQGIATGHFSENILQLAKQGKTPFYMAINDQLVAIAAVADPIKETTPNAIKSLHNLGLKVAMITGDNKHTAQAIAKQLGIDQVVAEVLPDGKVATIKALKQQGSLAFVGDGINDAPALAEANIGIAIGTGTDIAIEAADVVLMSGDLMGVVKAISLSKATIRNIYQNIFWAFAYNTALIPIAMGILYPFFGILFSPAIAAAAMALSSIFVLGNALRLKRISLS is encoded by the coding sequence ATGACACAGCAAAAGTTATCTAATTCTCATCAAATTGATCTTAATATTCAAGGTATGAGTTGTGCTGCCTGTGTTGGTCGTGTTGAAAGAGCTTTAAAAAAAGTTGATGGTGTTACTGAAGCAACAGTTAATTTAGCCACTCATAAAGCACATATTATTCTTGCCAAACCTTTAGCTGATGATTTATTAACTACTGCAGTCAGCAAAGCAGGATATGAAGCACAGGTTATTAAAGAAAACCAATCAGCCATTGATGATAGTAAGCAAGTACAACAAGATATAAATAAACTTAAGTTTGCTTTATTAGTTGCTATTTGTCTTACCGTACCTGTTTTTCTATTAGAAATGGGTGGGCATATTTCTACAACTGTACACCACTTTGTAGACAATACTATCGGTCAACAAAATAGCTGGTACACCCAATGGTTTTTAACAACCCTTGTGATGCTTATTCCTGGTTTTAATTTTTATAAGAAAGGAATACCTGCTTTACTCCGATTAGCGCCTGATATGAACTCTTTAGTAGCTGTAGGTACATTAGCGGCTTATTGTTATTCAGTAATAGCTACCTTTATCCCTCAATTACTACCTATCGGTACTGTTCACGTTTATTATGAAGCGGCAGCAGTTATTATTACCTTAATTTTAATAGGTCGCTTACTGGAGGCAAAAGCAAAAGGGCGCACATCTCAAGCTATTAAACGATTAGTGCAACTGCAAGTAAGTCATGCGCGAATATATCGTGCTAGTCAACTAGTAGAAATACCGATTGAACAGGTACAGCCAAATGATCTGATTGATATTTTACCAGGTGAGCGAATTCCCGTTGATGGCGTGGTGGTTGAAGGAAATAGTTACATTGATGAGTCAATGATTACAGGTGAACCTACCCCAGTAAAAAAACAAATAGATGATCCTGTGGTTGGAAGCACGGTAAATCAGAAAGGTGCTTTGACCATTAAAGCTACCAAAGTAGGCAGTGATACCGTTTTAGCTCAAATTATCCGTATGGTTGAACAAGCACAAAGTTCAAAGCTCCCTATCCAAGCCATTATTGATAAGGTAACTCTATGGTTTGTGCCTACTGTGATGGCACTTGCTGTTATTACCTTTATTATCTGGCTATTCTTTGCCAAAGAAACTGCGCTTAGCTTTGCTTTAGTAAATGCTGTCGCAGTTCTTATAGTTGCTTGTCCTTGTGCAATGGGTTTAGCAACACCTGTGTCAATTATGGTAGGCACAGGGCGAGCAGCTGAAGCTGGCATTCTTATACGTAAAGGTGAGGCACTACAAGTATTGCGAGATGTTCAGATAGTTGCCTTAGATAAAACAGGTACATTAACCAAAGGTAAACCTGAATTAACGGATTTTATCTGTATCGAAAATTATGATAAAAATACTGCTCTTTCCCTACTAGCTTCTTTAGAAGCTAAATCAGAACACCCTATTGCTGAAGCTATTATTCAATATGTTAAACAGCTAAATATCCCGTTATTACCTGTAGAAGACTTTACCACAATTACAGGGCAAGGTTTACAAGCTACTATCAATCAACAATTTGTAAAAGTAGGTACAGCCTATTTTATGCAACAGCAAGGTATTGCTACAGGACATTTTAGTGAAAATATTTTACAGCTAGCCAAACAAGGCAAAACTCCTTTTTATATGGCCATTAATGATCAGTTAGTAGCTATAGCGGCTGTAGCAGACCCTATTAAAGAAACAACACCAAACGCTATTAAATCGCTGCATAATTTAGGTTTAAAAGTAGCTATGATTACAGGCGATAACAAGCATACCGCACAGGCTATAGCCAAACAACTAGGCATTGACCAAGTGGTAGCAGAAGTATTACCCGATGGTAAAGTAGCCACTATTAAAGCACTTAAACAACAAGGCAGCTTAGCATTTGTAGGTGATGGTATTAATGATGCGCCTGCACTAGCTGAAGCTAATATTGGTATTGCTATTGGTACAGGTACTGATATTGCCATAGAAGCAGCAGATGTAGTATTGATGTCTGGCGATTTAATGGGAGTCGTTAAAGCGATTAGTTTATCTAAAGCAACCATCCGTAATATTTACCAAAATATCTTCTGGGCTTTTGCCT
- a CDS encoding heavy-metal-associated domain-containing protein — protein sequence MTTVIKFYIADMTCNHCVKTLTTAIQNKEPNAQVEIDLTKHQLSIKSTIKPFDIEQIIKQAGFTPQPI from the coding sequence ATGACAACTGTTATTAAATTTTATATTGCTGATATGACATGTAACCATTGTGTTAAAACATTGACTACGGCTATACAGAATAAAGAGCCGAATGCACAAGTTGAGATAGATTTAACTAAACATCAACTATCTATTAAGAGTACTATTAAACCATTTGATATTGAACAAATTATTAAACAAGCAGGCTTTACACCACAACCAATATAA
- the cueR gene encoding Cu(I)-responsive transcriptional regulator — protein MNIGQVASETGISAKMIRYYETVGLLNTVQRTEAGYRIYTENEVQTLYFIRSARDLGFSVSEIQELLALWRDKNRASEDVKRLTQQHINDLEKKAKSLQEMANTLRHLVCHCQGDDRPDCPIIQKLASK, from the coding sequence ATGAATATAGGGCAGGTTGCGAGCGAGACTGGTATTTCAGCCAAAATGATCCGTTATTACGAAACAGTAGGTTTGTTAAATACTGTTCAGCGAACGGAGGCGGGGTATCGGATTTATACAGAGAATGAGGTGCAAACACTGTATTTTATACGTAGTGCTAGAGACTTAGGTTTTTCTGTGAGTGAGATTCAGGAGTTATTAGCTTTATGGCGTGATAAAAATAGGGCAAGTGAGGATGTTAAACGACTTACCCAACAACATATTAACGACTTAGAAAAAAAGGCTAAAAGTTTACAAGAAATGGCAAATACATTGCGTCATTTAGTTTGTCATTGTCAGGGTGATGATCGTCCTGACTGTCCTATTATTCAAAAGCTAGCTAGCAAATAG
- the ilvA gene encoding threonine ammonia-lyase, biosynthetic, whose amino-acid sequence MLEKYVKNILTAPVYDVAIETPLQQALNLSEELANTVLLKREDLQPVFSFKIRGAYNKIARLTEEEKAKGVIAASAGNHAQGVAISAKKLGIKAVIVMPKTTPEIKVLAVKSYGARVVLHGDAFPESLAHALKLVEEKGFTFVHPYDDPDTIAGQGTIAMEILRQHNAPLDAIFVPVGGGGLIAGVAAYIKYLRPKIKVIGVEPCDSNCLQAAMKAGKRVTLNQVGLFADGVAVTQIGEETFKICKKYVDDVITVTADEICAALKDIYDNTRSITEPSGALGVAGIKKYCAETGVKGQTLVAIDSGANINFDRLRYVAERAEIGEKREAIIAVTIPEEPGSFKRFCEALGKRQITEFNYRYSSSKEAHIFVGVQTHPENDPRDLLVASLQEKGFPIVDLTDNELAKLHIRHLVGGRNKAINNEHVFRFEFPERPGALFNFLNKLGGRWNISMFHYRNHGAAEGRIFAGLQVPPEEMKQFKEALNNIGYPYWDETNNDAYKLFLS is encoded by the coding sequence ATGTTAGAAAAATATGTTAAAAATATCCTAACGGCACCTGTGTATGATGTCGCTATCGAAACACCATTACAGCAAGCCCTTAATTTATCGGAAGAATTAGCTAATACTGTGCTACTAAAAAGAGAAGATTTACAACCCGTGTTCTCTTTTAAAATTCGTGGGGCATATAATAAAATTGCTCGCCTTACTGAAGAAGAAAAGGCAAAAGGTGTTATCGCTGCTTCAGCAGGTAATCATGCACAAGGAGTTGCTATTTCTGCCAAAAAATTAGGTATTAAAGCAGTTATCGTAATGCCTAAAACAACACCAGAAATTAAAGTATTGGCTGTCAAATCCTATGGTGCTCGTGTTGTTTTACATGGAGATGCATTTCCAGAATCATTAGCCCACGCTTTAAAATTAGTGGAAGAAAAAGGTTTTACTTTTGTTCATCCCTATGATGACCCTGATACTATTGCTGGCCAAGGCACTATAGCCATGGAAATTCTGCGTCAACATAATGCACCTTTAGATGCTATCTTTGTGCCTGTTGGTGGAGGCGGATTAATTGCTGGCGTAGCTGCTTATATAAAATACTTACGCCCTAAAATTAAAGTAATTGGTGTTGAACCTTGTGATTCTAACTGTCTACAAGCAGCTATGAAAGCTGGTAAACGTGTTACCTTAAACCAAGTAGGTTTATTTGCAGATGGTGTGGCAGTAACTCAAATTGGTGAAGAAACTTTTAAAATCTGTAAAAAATATGTGGATGATGTTATTACCGTAACAGCAGATGAAATATGTGCTGCCTTAAAAGATATTTATGATAATACCCGTTCAATCACAGAACCTTCTGGTGCATTGGGTGTGGCAGGCATTAAAAAATACTGTGCAGAAACAGGCGTAAAAGGTCAAACCTTAGTGGCTATTGATTCAGGTGCTAACATTAATTTTGACCGTTTACGCTATGTAGCTGAACGTGCTGAAATTGGTGAAAAACGAGAAGCTATTATTGCTGTGACCATTCCAGAAGAGCCTGGTAGCTTTAAACGTTTCTGTGAAGCATTAGGAAAACGTCAAATTACTGAATTTAACTACCGTTACAGCAGCAGTAAAGAGGCACATATTTTTGTGGGAGTTCAAACCCATCCAGAAAATGATCCACGTGATCTATTGGTTGCCTCCTTACAAGAAAAAGGTTTTCCAATCGTGGATTTAACTGATAATGAATTGGCCAAATTGCATATTCGCCATTTGGTTGGCGGTCGTAATAAAGCTATTAATAACGAGCATGTATTTCGTTTTGAGTTTCCAGAACGTCCTGGCGCATTATTCAACTTCTTAAATAAGTTAGGAGGTCGTTGGAATATTAGCATGTTCCACTACCGTAATCATGGTGCTGCAGAAGGCCGTATATTTGCTGGCTTACAAGTACCGCCAGAGGAAATGAAACAATTTAAAGAAGCGCTAAACAACATTGGTTATCCTTATTGGGATGAAACCAATAATGATGCCTACAAACTATTTTTATCCTAA